DNA from Brassica napus cultivar Da-Ae chromosome C4, Da-Ae, whole genome shotgun sequence:
aatataccaaatcaatcacctcaactaaaactcaacgacacatacatcgagtcagctaaacaaatacaaactacacggccaactatttaacaatttacaaacttactttcgcaaagaagaagacgaagacgacatcagtgaaattacctaaacaaaaaagcagagtaaattacgaactctgataaatacaactaacaatgatttttgtttacatattacccatcaaataaacgAGAATTAAAAACAACCAAACCAGAAGATACAAGATAAAATCCCGACAGACACAAAGAcgacaacaacatctccacctgctcactcctcttgtcttataaaaacAGCTTACATGCCCAATGTCAACAGGTCAATGTTATTGTCTTCTTaagagaaatacataaattcgtttaaaacccattaaggcccaaatactcagaactgtcactcattttatagttatttctacaagtcttcatgtatttgttttaaaggtccggtaagagcaacaagtttaaaaataaaaaagaaacatataacaaacataataaagataataaaaattattacttaatacacaaaacttacacaactaaactggagaaaaaatatccagaaacaaaaggtattctcaacaactttaatataatttttgtactCTTAATagtacaagaaacaaattaaaaagacaaacaaacaataagtctcagtgacacagcAAACAACACCACAaattatatcaatcacattactaacacaattTAGTACTTCATAAgtggagaacaatgcatacacaatttatcatcacaactctaaccctatataaaaaaaacttaaaaaacaactcaaaacgcaaaattcacaactacaataaccctagcaaatattgaaatgaaacaaaaactctGTCTACGACCCCCGCGcacaactacaataaccctagcaaatattaaaatgaaacaaaaactctGTCTACGACCTCGCAATGCCCCTGGTGCACATAATGGCTgtatttaaactttataaaacaaatcattataaATACTTTAATTTGATCCTTCTTTTCAAATATCTTCGGGCCGAATGTGGGCCTGTAACACACCCATGAAAAAGGCTTAAGTGGTGGTGTGTACGGTCTGTCACAGGTGATTATTCATCGCCAGCCACCACCCACTAAACAAGAAGCGGGAACCAAATACCCTAAAGGCTAAAACCGAGGCGTTTAATATCGATTCCCGCGAACTCATTTCACCATCAATCTCCTCCTTCAGAAAGCTCCAGAACCCTAAATCCACAATCCTTCGAACAAGATGTTGGAACTTCGTTTGGTTCAAGGCTCTCTCTTGAAGAAGGTTCTAGAATCGGTCAAGGATCTGGTGAACGATGCCAACTTCGACTGCTCCAGCACTGGCTTCTCTCTCCAGGCCATGGACTCGAGCCACGTGGCGCTGGTGTCTCTTCTCCTGAGATCCGAAGGTTTCGAGCACTACAGGTGCGACAGGAACCTCTCCATGGGGATGAATCTCGGCAACATGTCCAAGATGCTCAAATGTGCCGGAAATGATGACATCATCACCATCAAAGCCGATGACGGCGGCGACACCGTCACCTTCATGTTCGAGAGCCCTAGTAAAGTTTCCCCCTTTTTGCTATTTCGGTTCTGTAGAGTTTGTTGATTTCATTACAGAACAAAACCCATAGTTTGTTTTTAGAGAAATGAAGGAAAAAGGGTTTCATTACAGAACAAAATTATAGTTTGGTTTAGAGAAAGgaagaaaaataagtttttttttacatgtaTACTATGTTAGAAAGTGTGTAATAATCTTCTTATGATTGATTGATGGATGGTGCAGCACAAGACAAGATTGCGGATTTTGAGATGAAGCTGATGGACATCGACAGTGAGCATTTAGGAATCCCTGACGCTGAGTACCACTCTATTGTGAGGATGCCCTCTGGTGAATTTTCCAGGATATGCAAAGATCTCAGTAGCATTGGTGACACAGGTATTATAACGCACTGTTGGTAGTCATTGAGAGTATTCAGTGAGTTTTCTCCTAACGTAGTTGTGCTTTTGATTGTAGTTGTAATCTCTGTGACAAAAGAAGGTGTGAAGTTTTCAACAGCAGGTGATATCGGGACAGCTAACATTGTACTCAGGCAGAACACAACTGTGGACAAGGTATGAACAACAGTCACAATTCATCCAGAACCTTATATACAATGTTGGGGTGACCTTttgttttatgtgtgtttgcagCCTGAAGATGCAATTGTGATAGAGATGAACGAGCCTGTAGCGCTTTCATTCGCGTTGAGGTACATGAACTCCTTCACAAAGGCGACTCCCTTGTCTGATACCGTGACAATCAGTTTGTCCTCGGAGTTGCCAGTCGTGGTGGAGTATAAAGTGGCGGAGATGGGTTACATTCGGTACTATTTGGCTCCCaagattgaagaagaagaagacactaATGCCTAACACGTCTCTGGCTTCTAGATGCACAACCTTTGGAACTCTTCTTggatgaatgtttttttctttactaaAGTCCATTGTTAAGATGTCTGTCTGTTTGGATTCAGTTGTTTTCTGGATTTTCTATGTTACTGCATCGCTAGATTAGATCATGGTAAAACAGATTCGGCTGGTTTTGCAATTTGAAAAAAGACATGTTTACCaatttcttcttgttttgttcTTCAAACTTGCAAGCCAAagacaaaaaataacaaaatgttACTTTCGAGACACAGAAACCCGTCTGCGTAAGAAAACCAGACTCGAATGCATCGCAGCAAGACGAGACAAAAATTTGTAACAGTTATATATCACATAATTCACTTGTTTAGAGAGTTTGCCTCCAGTCTTCTCCGGCGTACACAGCTTGATCCCCAAGCTCTTCCTCAATCCGAAGCAACTGCAAGAAGATTTCAAATGACTTTCAGTTTTTTTCGTAAAGAGTACTTTCTACACATAACACAAAACATGAATTGAGAACACTATCTAGAAACTAAATGTACTACATGGCAGATCCAAAACTGAGGgaacaattattttataagcTAAGCTACATTATTCATAAGTCCCCAGATATTAACAAAAGATACAGACCTGGTTATACTTCATGGTACGTTCTCCTCTGCAAGGAGCACCAGCTTTGATAACACCTGTTGCAAGACCCACGGATAAGTCGGAGATGAAAGAGTCCTCTGTTTCTCCACATCTATGTGATGTCACCACACCCCACTGGGCATCCCTTGCCAGTTTCACTACTTCAATCGCTTCTGTTACTGTACCAATCTGATTCACCTGCGTATCACAGTATGCATGTTATGTTTTTATCATTCTTTAGGTACTAGCATATCTATCATACAACAATTACACACGATATACCTTGAGAAGTAGGGCGTTACAAGCAGACTCCTGTATTGCTCGCTCAACACGTTTTGAATTTGACATCAACAAATCATCACCTACCACCTGCAAAAGTACAATACTGAGGATTTAGACGACGAGAATAATTGTACAAACAGGTTTTGAGTTCCCTTTTTAACATGGTTAGCCTGGCTTGTTTTATGTAACCATCTGATTCCGTGAAAAGATTCAGAAGATAGTTATATCTGAAGTTAACCATTTCTAACAGGGGAAACCGAGTTTGACCTGGCAAATTCCGAGATTGGAAAAATACTTGGTGTGTTCCCAATCTTCCTTGTCAAACGGGTCTTCTATAAACACAATGGGATACTCTACCACCACAAGGAGACCAAGCAGAAAATAAGGTCGTCAGAAATCTAGAGCAGACCCAAAGGAAAATCTAGCATAAGGGGTATAAACATACCAGCACAAAGTTCTTTATACATGTCTATCATATCCTCCGCTGACTTGAAATTTTGCCCAGATTTATTAGGAGATTTGATATCCAGATCATACTTGGTACCTGCTCAGGAAAGAATCGTGGGAAAAATTccaaggaaaataaaatatagtaaaaaaacTTGGCAAAAGCATGATACGAATTGGTTACACATTATAACATCTTTTTCGTGTTGCGAGCCAATTGTGAATGACAATGCCTAGAACTAAACCAAGACTATCCATGACTGAAACTTAAAAGTAGCCTCGGAAGACCAGTTTGCAAAGACCTATAACATTACCTATACAAAAATTAGTGGCAGCAACATCAATAGCTATCTTTATCTTATCACCGTATCCTGTTCGGTTGATAGCTTCTTTCACAAGCTCCAAACCTTCCTTGAGACTGCAGACAGTTACAATTATGTATATAAGGTATTTATTCAAGGAACTATAACAcaatttttctcattttttactGATGCCGTCACCACAAGCAACAGAAGAAAAAAGATAGTTACCTTGAGATATCTGGAGTAAGgccaccatcttcaccaacatTACACCCCATATTACCATTCTTTTCAGTAACAACAGCCTGCCATACACAGAAATAGATCATATCTCACCTTTATATACAAAGTTACAGATGCAAATAGAAAATTAACTCCCAGAAAGCCATATATCTTTAAGAAAATTGACCGACCTTTAAATGATGATATGTCTCAGATCCCCATTGCAGGGCCTCCTCAAATCTACTTGCTCCAACTGGGAGAATCATAATTTCCTAACAATATATGCAATGTTATAAATGTGTAAACAAAATGATTTGAACACCAAAACAATtctagaagagtggaaaaaaaaagtattccCAAGAACTTGCATGAGAAAGAGGTAGAACAGAAACACTAATAATGGGTTGAATACCTGAATGGCAAAATGGTTCGAAGCATGATTGCCGCCACTCAAAACAGTGAAGGCAGGTACCGG
Protein-coding regions in this window:
- the LOC106451515 gene encoding proliferating cellular nuclear antigen 1, whose translation is MLELRLVQGSLLKKVLESVKDLVNDANFDCSSTGFSLQAMDSSHVALVSLLLRSEGFEHYRCDRNLSMGMNLGNMSKMLKCAGNDDIITIKADDGGDTVTFMFESPTQDKIADFEMKLMDIDSEHLGIPDAEYHSIVRMPSGEFSRICKDLSSIGDTVVISVTKEGVKFSTAGDIGTANIVLRQNTTVDKPEDAIVIEMNEPVALSFALRYMNSFTKATPLSDTVTISLSSELPVVVEYKVAEMGYIRYYLAPKIEEEEDTNA
- the LOC106451514 gene encoding cytosolic enolase 3; amino-acid sequence: MSVQEYLDKHTLSRKIEDAVNAAVRAKTSDPVLFIANHMKKAVPSVITKVKARQILDSRGIPTVEVDLHTNKGVFRASVPSGDSSGTYEAIELRDGDKGMYLGNSVAKAVKNINDRISEALIGMDPKLQAQIDHAMIDLDKTEKKNELGANAILAVSIAACKAGAAEKEVPLCKHLSDLSGRANMTLPVPAFTVLSGGNHASNHFAIQEIMILPVGASRFEEALQWGSETYHHLKAVVTEKNGNMGCNVGEDGGLTPDISSLKEGLELVKEAINRTGYGDKIKIAIDVAATNFCIGTKYDLDIKSPNKSGQNFKSAEDMIDMYKELCAEYPIVFIEDPFDKEDWEHTKYFSNLGICQVVGDDLLMSNSKRVERAIQESACNALLLKVNQIGTVTEAIEVVKLARDAQWGVVTSHRCGETEDSFISDLSVGLATGVIKAGAPCRGERTMKYNQLLRIEEELGDQAVYAGEDWRQTL